Within Xiphias gladius isolate SHS-SW01 ecotype Sanya breed wild chromosome 14, ASM1685928v1, whole genome shotgun sequence, the genomic segment TGGGAAACTTTCACAAAGCCGTGGCTTCTCATGAACAGGTGTGGGGGAAccctgaaaatcttttttttttttttttttttaaatccaaactcCATTTAAGCATGTTTAGGTTAAAAGCTATGTTTGTAATTACAGTGactttaataagaaaaataataaagtacGTTTCTGTTTCAGCGCTTACACATAGCTAAAGAGTTTGGTGACCGTTCGGCAGAGAGACGGGCTTACTGCAACCTGGGGAACGCCTATATCTTTTTGGGGGAATTTGAAGTGGCAGCTGAGCATTACAAGTAAGCCGCAGCCCAcacattaatcatttttaatcattgtcGGAATAAAAAAGAGTGACAGGGCACAGTATACTGGATAGGCATTGCCATGGTAAAGTAAATTTTTCCTTAAACAAGGATGGCagcataattttaaaaaagttgtcAATTGTATGACTTATCCAAACAGATATAAAGTTGTGcactttattttaagatttaattcCGTGCTCATTCTTGATTGAAACTACAGCAGTCTTACCAGAACCAGCAGGGTAGAGGGTGGCTCATGAGAAAACACTCCACTagaacattttctctctttctacgTAACTGCCATCAAGATATAAATGTTGGGTATGGTGGGACATATCATCTCTGTTGCACCACTAGGTTTAAATTAAgctttagtttctttttttcttcaatcatAATCTTAAAAACTGACAACTGTATAAATAATTTCAATATGTGAAAAATAGGGAACCTTCCCTTGTGTGTAGAACATTGTATGTTGTCCCCAGATTGTGCTTTTCTGAAATAGTAGGTCCGTGATGCAGGAAGCCAGAGGCAAATCTTCAGGCCTTTCTGCAGTGTGTTGACCcagcttgtctgtgtgtttgtcaggaaGACACTGCAGCTGGCGAGGCAGTTGAAGGATCGAGCTGTGGAGGCCCAGGCGTGCTACAGTCTGGGCAACACCTACACACTTCTCCAGGACTATGAGAGAGCCATAGACTACCACCTCAAACACCTCATCATAGCCCAGGACCTCaatgacaggtacacacacacattcatgctgaTATTTCCTGTATTTTAAGTATGCCTCTGTACATGGattcaaatgtgttttgctgcagGATTGGGGAGGGCCGTGCCTGCTGGAGTCTGGGAAATGCTCACACTGCACTGGGGAACCATGACCAGGCCATACACTTTGCTGAGAAACACCTGGAGATCTGCAAAGAGGTATATAAATGAAATGGTTTAAAATTGACCAAAATAGGTGAAAGGTATTGTACAGTTGTAAAGCTAACCTTTGTGtgtatgctttgtttttgtttttatttatttattgaatttccAGACTGGAGACAGGAGCGGGGAGCTGACGGCTCGAATGAACGTGTCCGATCTCCAGATGGTTCTGGGTCTGAGCTACAGCACAAATAACTCCACCCTCTCAGAGATAAAGGATGTAGACTACAACCTGCatggtaaaaaacaaaccaacaacaaaaaacccaacaataACTGTATAATCAAACATCCTGAACCTTCTTTGTTATCTTATCTTAACAGTGTCGTTTGTATAAGAGGTTTTAACAGTGCTGATGTGTTTTAGGAGCCAGGCCCAGGATGAGCAGAAGACACAGCATGGAGAACCTGGAGCTCATGAAACTCACGCCGGACAAAATGAATGTAGGGactgcttttgtgttttgtgttccaTCATTGCTCAAGTCATGTTTTGCTGCTAGAACCAGattttttccaaagtttttaTTGCCACAGATAATTGGATAGTTTATTTTCTCCCAGTTTTGTTACTCTTTATCGTCTTTTCCCCTCGTTTCCTCCTTCATTGTAGTAACTAATccatttctgtgtatttaaggGTCAGAAGTGGAACAGTGACATCCTGACCAAACAGTCCAAACCCTCTCTGGCTAAGAGCTCCTCCAAGCTGTTCTTTGTCAGCCGTTTGCGTGGGAAGAAGTACAAGGCTGGTGGCTCCAGTAAGGTCCTCCAGGACACCAGCAATACCCTGGACACCAGTCAGACCCCTGCAACGGGACCACAGAAGGTACACAGTACTGGCACCACTCAGCTGATAACCACACACTTTCCTCAACCAGTCTCCTGCATCTATCATCAAACAAGGTCTgctctgttttgctgttttccatgtttttgttttttgttctttattagCGACCCAGTCCTGACATGCTCGGAGACGAGGGCTTCTTTGACCTGCTGAGCCGGTTCCAGAGCAACCGTATGGATGACCAACGCTGTTCAATACAGGATAAGGGCAGCAGGTTATCGTTAAACAGCGGCCCAGAGTCGCCTCCTAGAGCCATCAGGAAGTGTGAGTCCATATATTCAAACACTCAAAATCATCCTCTTCCCACAGTAAAACTTGCttttaatactgaaataaaatgtctctCCTGTTTATCCCTTCGGGCACTTCTTTGATCATCTCTAACGCAGCTGTGTCAGAGTCTGCCAACATCTTAGGTGCCCAAGGCCGGCGGTTAGAGGAGTCGTCAGCAACAGGGGGAAGCCTGCCCGGCCTCAGGCTCCATCAAAACAGCAACCAGGCCGTGCTCAGCCACCTGATGGCCAACACTGACAGCGCTGAGCCTGACGACAACTTCTTTGATATGCTTGTCAAGTGCCAGGTACCTGATGGGACTAAATATTCAGGGTTTGAAGGAAAAGGCTAACTGAGTACTGTCTCCTGCGAATTGATAATTATACAGTGCATTTAATACACAAGAAATTATAATGTGCTTTTCCAAACGAGAAACATTAAAAGCACAACCAGATCTCAaactcattttctctctttccaggGTTCCCGTTTGGATGACCAGCGCTGtgcccctccccctcctccggTCCGAGGGCCCACTGTACCAGACGAGGACTTCTTCAGCCTCATCATGCGCTCTCAGGCCAAACGAATGGACGAGCAACGTGTCACCCTGCCTTCTGCCGCCAGGCCGAGCTCCAGCTCCAACCAACAGAACTAAGCACAACAGGGGcatacaggttttttttttttttaaatgtcatgaaGGAGTGGACAGCATAGTGATTGACCAGTGGGGTGGTCACTCAGAAGAAAGCCTTTTGTCTctttatatttgtctttttggacaaaacaaaacactatcTGCATTGTATGTAGTGTACAGTATGGAAAAATCTCAAATTAACGAGGACTTGTTTCGCACAACTTGCACAACACCAACAAACTCTCAGTAGTATCAGGgacaaaagtgttttgttttttttattccttgttTTTCATGATTCTGTGCTTCTGCAAATTACATTTCACCTTATGTGTATTTTAATACACAACTGCAGTTATGTTCGTATTTATTGTACTTTTATGATTGTTACGATTCTGCTAACTGCCATCCCACCACTATAAAGTAATGTGGTTATACTCAGTGGACACAGAGGTACAGCACTCTTTCcatgtattttgtttatacGTAAGGTTTTCATTTGGTTTAACAATTACCGAGGTCAGACAGAGGAAATTTACAAACTATTTT encodes:
- the gpsm2 gene encoding G-protein-signaling modulator 2 isoform X2 — encoded protein: MDTSASVVSKRAEEQSLHVRYRMEVSCLELALEGERLCKVGDFRAGVSFFEAAIQVGTEDLQVLSAIYSQLGNAYFHLHDYAKALEFHRHDLTLTRTIGDLLGEAKASGNLGNTLKVLGRFDEAVVCCQRHLDVARDINDKVGQARALYNFGNVYHAKGKSICWSGAEPGDFPEEVMVALRKAAEYYEANLAIVKELGDRAAQGRTYGNLGNTHYLLGNFHKAVASHEQRLHIAKEFGDRSAERRAYCNLGNAYIFLGEFEVAAEHYKKTLQLARQLKDRAVEAQACYSLGNTYTLLQDYERAIDYHLKHLIIAQDLNDRIGEGRACWSLGNAHTALGNHDQAIHFAEKHLEICKETGDRSGELTARMNVSDLQMVLGLSYSTNNSTLSEIKDVDYNLHGARPRMSRRHSMENLELMKLTPDKMNKWNSDILTKQSKPSLAKSSSKLFFVSRLRGKKYKAGGSSKVLQDTSNTLDTSQTPATGPQKRPSPDMLGDEGFFDLLSRFQSNRMDDQRCSIQDKGSRLSLNSGPESPPRAIRKSVSESANILGAQGRRLEESSATGGSLPGLRLHQNSNQAVLSHLMANTDSAEPDDNFFDMLVKCQGSRLDDQRCAPPPPPVRGPTVPDEDFFSLIMRSQAKRMDEQRVTLPSAARPSSSSNQQN
- the gpsm2 gene encoding G-protein-signaling modulator 2 isoform X3, with translation MEVSCLELALEGERLCKVGDFRAGVSFFEAAIQVGTEDLQVLSAIYSQLGNAYFHLHDYAKALEFHRHDLTLTRTIGDLLGEAKASGNLGNTLKVLGRFDEAVVCCQRHLDVARDINDKVGQARALYNFGNVYHAKGKSICWSGAEPGDFPEEVMVALRKAAEYYEANLAIVKELGDRAAQGRTYGNLGNTHYLLGNFHKAVASHEQRLHIAKEFGDRSAERRAYCNLGNAYIFLGEFEVAAEHYKKTLQLARQLKDRAVEAQACYSLGNTYTLLQDYERAIDYHLKHLIIAQDLNDRIGEGRACWSLGNAHTALGNHDQAIHFAEKHLEICKETGDRSGELTARMNVSDLQMVLGLSYSTNNSTLSEIKDVDYNLHGARPRMSRRHSMENLELMKLTPDKMNGQKWNSDILTKQSKPSLAKSSSKLFFVSRLRGKKYKAGGSSKVLQDTSNTLDTSQTPATGPQKRPSPDMLGDEGFFDLLSRFQSNRMDDQRCSIQDKGSRLSLNSGPESPPRAIRKSVSESANILGAQGRRLEESSATGGSLPGLRLHQNSNQAVLSHLMANTDSAEPDDNFFDMLVKCQGSRLDDQRCAPPPPPVRGPTVPDEDFFSLIMRSQAKRMDEQRVTLPSAARPSSSSNQQN
- the gpsm2 gene encoding G-protein-signaling modulator 2 isoform X1, which codes for MDTSASVVSKRAEEQSLHVRYRMEVSCLELALEGERLCKVGDFRAGVSFFEAAIQVGTEDLQVLSAIYSQLGNAYFHLHDYAKALEFHRHDLTLTRTIGDLLGEAKASGNLGNTLKVLGRFDEAVVCCQRHLDVARDINDKVGQARALYNFGNVYHAKGKSICWSGAEPGDFPEEVMVALRKAAEYYEANLAIVKELGDRAAQGRTYGNLGNTHYLLGNFHKAVASHEQRLHIAKEFGDRSAERRAYCNLGNAYIFLGEFEVAAEHYKKTLQLARQLKDRAVEAQACYSLGNTYTLLQDYERAIDYHLKHLIIAQDLNDRIGEGRACWSLGNAHTALGNHDQAIHFAEKHLEICKETGDRSGELTARMNVSDLQMVLGLSYSTNNSTLSEIKDVDYNLHGARPRMSRRHSMENLELMKLTPDKMNGQKWNSDILTKQSKPSLAKSSSKLFFVSRLRGKKYKAGGSSKVLQDTSNTLDTSQTPATGPQKRPSPDMLGDEGFFDLLSRFQSNRMDDQRCSIQDKGSRLSLNSGPESPPRAIRKSVSESANILGAQGRRLEESSATGGSLPGLRLHQNSNQAVLSHLMANTDSAEPDDNFFDMLVKCQGSRLDDQRCAPPPPPVRGPTVPDEDFFSLIMRSQAKRMDEQRVTLPSAARPSSSSNQQN